From the genome of Argentina anserina chromosome 4, drPotAnse1.1, whole genome shotgun sequence, one region includes:
- the LOC126792880 gene encoding probable carotenoid cleavage dioxygenase 4, chloroplastic — protein sequence MNKISHPNQHGHTYLAQSSKPSVSSLHPAMDSLSSSFLSTFPTQSSTTAPKLNPTKPLYISSVRIEEKPATQTPPKTTTQPKNKTTSTTTTRTTPSYSSTTKPNATTPPTLPSVIFNLFDDFINTFVDPPIRPSVDPKHVLSGNFAPISELPPTECDVIHGALPSCLDGAYIRNGPNPQYLPRGPYHLFDGDGMLHSIRISQGRAVLCSRYVKTYKYTVEREAGFPLLPNVFSGFNGLTASATRGALSAVRVASGLYNPINGIGNANTSLALFGGRLFALGESDLPYEVRLTADGDVETVGRHDFNGELFMSMTAHPKVDPDTGEAFAFRYGPMPPFLTYFRFDPTGAKQPDVPVFSMTSPSLLHDFAITKKYAVFADIQIGMNPMEMIGGGSPVGLDASKVSRIGIIPKYAADDSEMRWFEVPGFNIMHAVNAWDEDDAVVVVAPNILSAEHTLERMELLHALVEKVRIDLKTGIVSRQPLSTRNLDFAVINPAFQGKKNRYVYAAIGDPMPKISGVVKLDVSGCEHKESIVGCRMYGRDCFGGEPFFVAREPENPEAEEDDGYLVSYVHDEKTGESRFLVMDAKSPELDIVAAVKLPRRVPYGFHGLFVRESDLKKL from the coding sequence ATGAACAAAATATCCCACCCAAACCAACACGGCCACACTTATTTAGCTCAATCAAGCAAGCCATCTGTTAGCTCACTCCACCCAGCCATGGATTCCTtgtcctcctccttcctctccaCATTTCCAACCCAATCTTCCACAACAGCTCCGAAACTCAACCCAACCAAACCCCTCTATATCTCCTCCGTCAGAATCGAAGAGAAACCCGCCACCCAAACCCCGCCAAAAactacaacacaaccaaagaaCAAGACTACTTCAACTACAACTACTAGAACTACTCCATCTTACTCATCAACCACAAAACCTAATGCAACAACACCTCCAACACTCCCATCAGTCATTTTCAACCTCTTCGACGACTTCATCAACACCTTCGTCGATCCTCCCATCCGCCCCTCCGTCGACCCCAAACACGTCCTCTCCGGCAACTTCGCCCCCATTTCCGAACTCCCACCCACCGAGTGCGACGTCATCCACGGCGCATTGCCCTCCTGCCTCGACGGCGCTTACATCCGCAACGGCCCTAACCCACAATACCTCCCTCGCGGGCCCTACCACCTCTTCGACGGCGATGGCATGCTCCACTCCATCAGAATCTCCCAAGGCCGCGCCGTCCTCTGCAGCCGCTACGTCAAGACGTACAAATACACCGTCGAGCGCGAAGCCGGCTTCCCTCTCCTCCCCAACGTCTTCTCCGGTTTCAATGGCCTCACCGCCTCCGCCACACGTGGGGCACTCTCCGCTGTCCGCGTGGCTTCCGGGCTCTACAACCCTATTAACGGCATTGGCAACGCCAACACAAGTTTGGCGCTCTTCGGTGGCCGTCTTTTCGCGCTCGGTGAGTCTGATCTCCCTTATGAGGTTCGTTTGACGGCGGACGGCGACGTCGAGACGGTGGGACGTCACGACTTTAACGGCGAGCTGTTCATGAGCATGACGGCGCATCCAAAAGTCGACCCCGACACCGGCGAGGCCTTCGCTTTCCGTTACGGCCCTATGCCGCCGTTTTTAACTTACTTTCGGTTTGACCCCACCGGAGCTAAGCAGCCGGACGTGCCGGTGTTCTCCATGACGAGTCCTTCTCTACTCCACGACTTCGCCATCACTAAGAAGTACGCGGTGTTCGCCGACATTCAGATCGGAATGAATCCTATGGAGATGATCGGAGGAGGATCTCCGGTGGGTCTGGACGCTTCGAAGGTCTCAAGAATCGGAATTATACCGAAATACGCAGCGGATGATTCGGAGATGAGGTGGTTTGAGGTGCCGGGGTTCAATATTATGCACGCGGTGAACGCGTGGGACGAAGACGACGCTGTAGTGGTGGTGGCGCCGAACATCTTGTCGGCGGAGCACACACTAGAGAGAATGGAGCTCCTCCACGCGCTCGTGGAGAAAGTGAGGATCGACCTCAAGACCGGGATTGTCTCCCGGCAACCGCTATCGACTCGGAATCTGGACTTCGCGGTGATCAACCCGGCTTTCCAGGGGAAGAAGAACCGGTACGTCTACGCGGCGATCGGCGACCCCATGCCGAAGATCTCGGGAGTGGTGAAGCTCGACGTGTCGGGTTGTGAGCACAAGGAGAGCATAGTGGGGTGTAGGATGTACGGTCGGGATTGCTTCGGGGGAGAGCCGTTTTTCGTGGCGAGGGAGCCGGAGAATCCGGAGGCGGAGGAGGACGACGGGTACTTGGTGTCGTATGTTCATGATGAGAAGACGGGGGAGTCTAGGTTTTTGGTTATGGACGCCAAGTCGCCCGAGCTGGACATTGTGGCTGCCGTGAAGCTGCCCCGGCGAGTGCCGTATGGTTTTCACGGTTTGTTCGTGAGGGAAAGTGACCTGAAAAAATTGTAG
- the LOC126792881 gene encoding spermidine synthase 1, with product MAAEGVVGSGDFPVKRAREEEENGGSAAAAAMETETGKEPDCISGVMPGWFSEISPMWPGEAHSLKIEKILFQGKSDYQNVMVFQSSTYGKVLVLDGVIQLTERDECAYQEMITHLPLCSIPNPKKVLVIGGGDGGVLREVARHSSVEQIDICEIDKMVVDVSKQFFPRVAVGYEDPRVTLNIGDGVAFLKAVPAGTYDAVIVDSSDPIGPAQELFEKPFFQSVANALRPGGVVCTQAESIWLHMHIIEDIVSNCHQIFKGSVNYAWTTVPTYPSGVIGFMLCSTEGPAVDFKHPVNPLPENDGSKDPLKFYNAEIHTAAFCLPSFAKKVIESKAT from the exons ATGGCAGCAGAAGGCGTCGTGGGTTCAGGTGATTTTCCGGTGAAGAGGGCcagggaggaggaagagaacgGCGGCTCTGCAGCGGCGGCGGCTATGGAGACCGAGACTGGGAAGGAGCCGGACTGCATCTCTGGTGTTATGCCCGGGTGGTTCTCTGAGATTAGCCCAATGTGGCCTG GAGAAGCACACTCATtgaaaatagagaaaatttTGTTTCAAGGGAAATCGGATTATCAGAATGTGATGGTCTTCCAG TCATCGACCTATGGAAAGGTTCTCGTCTTGGATGGGGTGATTCAGCTGACAGAAAGGGATGAATGTGCCTATCAAGAAATGATTACCCATCTACCTCTCTGCTCAATTCCAAATCCAAAGAAG GTTTTGGTTATTGGTGGAGGAGATGGTGGTGTACTGCGGGAAGTGGCTCGTCATTCTTCTGTTGAGCAAATAGATATATGTGAGATTGACAAGATGGTTGTTGAT GTTTCAAAACAATTTTTCCCACGTGTAGCTGTTGGATATGAGGATCCCAGGGTGACTCTTAATATCGGTGATG GAGTCGCATTTTTAAAGGCTGTTCCAGCAGGAACTTATGATGCAGTGATTGTGGACTCATCTGATCCCATAG GTCCCGCACAAGAGCTTTTTGAGAAGCCCTTCTTCCAGTCGGTAGCAAACGCTCTCCGACCAGGAGGAGTTGTGTGCACCCAGGCAGAGAGTATATGGCTTCACATGCACATTATTGAGGATATTGTGTCAAACTGCCATCAGATATTCAAAGGCTCTGTCAACTACGCATGGACAACAGTCCCTACATATCCAAG TGGAGTGATTGGTTTCATGCTTTGTTCGACCGAGGGACCTGCTGTTGATTTCAAGCACCCTGTAAATCCGTTACCTGAAAATGACGGTTCTAAAGACCCCTTGAAATTTTACAACGCTGAG ATTCACACTGCTGCTTTCTGCTTACCATCTTTTGCAAAGAAGGTGATTGAATCAAAAGCAACATGA
- the LOC126792503 gene encoding uncharacterized protein LOC126792503: protein MEHSRAEKKPRFLGIFGIIRAAVQIPFINPSFIAFTFITSLPMFCILILPKLSFVPSEIRDAFVQLEQPNSHSNMLMSVPLVNLSALTTFLATVTVIDCASTIYKGGAGRSIGLRDLLGNSIIRKRWHSCIFAYIIMSWFSKLSLDAVLLYGKSGPFSSLRNEWAPPLHFLTLLGISFVRDECSAWWQLALVVSVLEEDKLYFDDLLASSELRKGNRIKGFALMLLYFGWRCLVMELKRWRFTMGVAYDFVDSGLFCLGTIMNWVACTVYYHDCKNRQSWELVAANEE, encoded by the coding sequence ATGGAGCACTCGAGGGCGGAGAAGAAGCCTAGGTTTCTCGGTATCTTTGGTATAATCCGAGCAGCCGTACAAATCCCTTTTATCAATCCAAGTTTCATTGCCTTTACATTCATCACTTCCCTTCCTATGTTTTGCATATTGATACTACCAAAGTTGTCATTCGTGCCAAGTGAAATCAGAGACGCATTTGTTCAACTAGAACAGCCTAATTCCCACTCCAATATGCTCATGTCTGTTCCCCTAGTTAACCTATCTGCACTGACCACATTCCTGGCTACCGTTACAGTCATTGATTGTGCTTCAACAATATACAAGGGCGGAGCTGGGAGGTCAATAGGTCTCCGAGATCTTCTGGGAAACTCCATCATCAGAAAAAGGTGGCACAGTTGTATATTTGCATACATTATCATGTCCTGGTTCTCAAAGCTGTCTTTGGATGCTGTTCTCCTCTATGGTAAGTCTGGTCCTTTCAGCTCATTAAGAAATGAATGGGCGCCCCCTCTGCATTTCCTCACTCTGCTTGGGATCTCTTTCGTGCGCGACGAGTGTAGCGCATGGTGGCAATTGGCTCTTGTTGTTTCAGTTTTGGAGGAGGACAAGTTATACTTCGATGACCTTCTGGCCTCATCAGAGTTGAGGAAAGGTAACAGAATCAAAGGGTTTGCTCTGATGCTTCTCTATTTCGGTTGGCGTTGCTTGGTAATGGAATTGAAGAGGTGGAGGTTTACTATGGGAGTTGCATATGATTTTGTCGACAGTGGATTGTTCTGTTTGGGAACAATTATGAATTGGGTTGCTTGCACCGTATATTATCATGATTGCAAGAATCGTCAAAGCTGGGAGTTGGTTGCTGCCAATGAAGAATGA
- the LOC126792501 gene encoding dynamin-related protein 4C-like, producing MAGGAKQHTASKSRKNKSIPNVLGNASQELVEVQDVVPLSIEAPIVSSYNVRIRPLLDAVDKLRNLMVMDEGIQLPTIVVVGDQSSGKSSVLESLAGISLPRGQGICTRVPLIMRLQHHASVEPELSLEYNGRVDRTDEDNICEDIVKATNDIAGGGKGISNAPLTLLVKKNGVPDLTMVDLPGITRVPVHGQPENIYDQIRDMIMEYIKPEESIILNVLSASVDFTTCESIRMSQSVDKTGERTLAVVTKVDKAPEGLLEKVTADDVNIGLGYVCVRNRIGDETYEEASAIAHQLFETHPLLSKIDKSIVGIPVLAQKLVQIQATSIARNLPEIVKKINDRLSACLSELNKMPKNLSSVAEAMTAFMQIIGCAKESLRKIFMRGEFDEYLDDKRMHCTARLVEMLNQYSDDLYECVESDPKINFLMAEIKVLEEAKGIALPNFFPRNAFLILLQSKVKEISSIPIGFVDQVWSYIEDVVISVLMKHSENYYQLQLSARRAGHSLMAKMKDRSIRWMMEIVEMEKLTDYTCVPEYVAERNKLMAQQEAFMNGVLHDENRPSTIAIEGIGEVEVEVLRHHPHVLAQAFDLKMRMTAYWKVVLRRFVDCMALHLQLSVSNLVNKEMEVEFVNELMGPCGGGGGIERMLEESPAVAVKREKLNKSIKKLRDSKEVVANIMDGIVTYGD from the coding sequence ATGGCAGGAGGAGCAAAGCAGCACACTGCTTCTAAAAGCaggaaaaacaaatcaatCCCAAACGTACTAGGAAACGCATCCCAAGAGTTAGTGGAAGTCCAAGATGTAGTACCTCTCTCAATCGAAGCACCGATTGTGTCGTCTTACAACGTCAGAATCCGTCCTCTGCTTGATGCAGTGGACAAGCTCCGGAATCTCATGGTTATGGATGAAGGCATTCAGCTACCAACAATCGTAGTCGTCGGAGATCAGTCATCGGGAAAGTCAAGCGTCCTTGAATCTCTAGCCGGCATCAGCCTCCCACGAGGCCAAGGAATCTGCACCAGGGTGCCACTCATTATGAGGCTGCAGCACCATGCTAGTGTGGAGCCGGAGCTGTCTTTGGAGTACAATGGCAGAGTGGACCGCACCGATGAAGACAACATATGTGAAGACATTGTGAAGGCAACTAATGATATAGCTGGAGGTGGTAAGGGAATTAGCAATGCCCCATTGACATTGCTAGTGAAGAAGAACGGAGTACCGGATTTAACAATGGTGGATCTTCCTGGAATCACTAGAGTTCCCGTTCATGGCCAGCCTGAGAATATCTATGACCAGATAAGAGACATGATTATGGAGTATATCAAGCCGGAAGAGAGCATTATTCTGAATGTTCTGTCTGCAAGTGTTGATTTTACCACTTGTGAATCAATTAGGATGTCGCAGAGCGTGGATAAGACTGGCGAAAGGACTCTTGCTGTGGTTACTAAGGTTGATAAGGCACCGGAGGGGCTATTGGAGAAGGTTACAGCTGATGATGTCAACATTGGACTTGGCTATGTTTGTGTAAGGAACAGAATTGGAGATGAGACATATGAGGAGGCAAGCGCTATTGCTCACCAGCTGTTTGAAACGCATCCTCTTCTTTCCAAGATTGACAAATCTATTGTTGGCATTCCAGTTTTGGCTCAAAAGCTGGTGCAGATTCAAGCAACCAGTATAGCAAGGAACTTGCCGGAGATTGTTAAGAAGATCAATGACAGACTCAGTGCTTGTCTGTCTGAGCTGAACAAAATGCCAAAAAATCTCTCATCTGTTGCAGAAGCAATGACAGCTTTTATGCAGATCATTGGATGTGCCAAGGAGTCACTCAGGAAAATCTTTATGCGAGGCGAATTTGATGAGTATCTTGATGATAAAAGAATGCACTGCACGGCTCGTTTGGTGGAGATGCTCAATCAATACTCTGATGATCTTTACGAGTGTGTGGAGAGTGACCCCAAGATAAACTTTTTGATGGCTGAGATAAAGGTTCTGGAAGAAGCCAAAGGTATTGCTCTTCCCAATTTTTTTCCTCGAAATGCTTTTCTCATTCTCTTGCAATCAAAAGTGAAGGAGATTTCAAGCATTCCTATTGGATTTGTTGATCAAGTCTGGAGTTACATTGAGGATGTGGTAATATCAGTCTTGATGAAACACTCGGAGAACTATTACCAGCTTCAGTTGTCTGCCAGAAGAGCTGGTCATAGTCTGATGGCTAAGATGAAGGATAGGTCCATTAGGTGGATGATGGAGATTGTTGAAATGGAGAAGCTTACTGACTATACATGTGTTCCTGAATATGTTGCTGAAAGGAATAAGTTGATGGCTCAACAGGAAGCATTTATGAATGGGGTTCTGCATGATGAGAATCGACCTTCTACCATAGCTATAGAGGGTATTGGGGAGGTCGAGGTAGAAGTCCTTAGGCATCACCCTCATGTTCTTGCACAGGCTTTCGACCTGAAGATGAGGATGACTGCTTATTGGAAAGTTGTGCTGAGGAGGTTTGTCGATTGTATGGCGCTGCATTTGCAGTTATCTGTTTCAAATCTGGTAAACAAAGAGATGGAAGTTGAGTTTGTTAATGAGTTGATGGGGccttgtggtggtggtggtggaattGAGAGGATGCTTGAGGAGTCACCGGCTGTGGCTGTTAAGCGTGAGAAGCTGAACAAGAGTATCAAGAAACTGAGGGACTCTAAGGAGGTTGTGGCCAATATCATGGATGGCATTGTTACATATGGTGATTAA
- the LOC126792879 gene encoding DNA (cytosine-5)-methyltransferase CMT3-like: protein MGTDRNKNPRLRWNNKKRSPREQPPLDPAVYPVIIDRGEAKARKKEEKAPPASDPESDTSMVVDGGEVNPEAANNQAESPPASAPESKKRQRGEDKAASPSKKSKGGKAKAAASFIVVEAPEPMFVGKPLSDKEARRRWPETYIKGDENPIQARRHFTTAEVDGVRYHLDDDAHVQAEEGKPPYICKIIEMFEAVDSQLYFTAQWYYRVKDTAVKKSVAIDTRRIFYSDVKDRNSLDCLLEKISIVRLALHVDPDVKDKLIEGCKYYCNTKYVVLHSSFVNLLPDNKQADRHTASKIVVGDSCDGNSELTESSIVKEQCIQELKVLDLYAGCGAMSTGLCLGARLSNVNLVTKWAVDINKYALQSLKLNHPETEVRMSYAENFLMLLQRWKDLCICFNLIEGDTSDIPFNFVANDTSENDDENLDNVEDPEAYEVERILDICYGEPDEKDKGLYLKVHWKGYDSDEDTWEPLDSLRDCKNCVEEFVSRSFNSKLLPLPGDVDVVCGGPPCQGISGYNRFRNKKKPLEDKKNKQAIVFMDIVQHLKPKYVLMENVVDLLKFAKGFLGRYAIGRLVDMNYQTRIGMMGAGAYGLPQYRMRVFLWGACPTECLPQYPLPTHDVIVKGHIPKKWEDNVVCSEGHQAALREKLLLGDALSDLPAVEYNELRDEMPYGSLPQTEFQKMIRLSKNYLLGSSRSEPYNVTLYDHQPLKVSDDDYDRILCIPKVKGANFRNLEGVLLRPDGKTVYFDPAKQRALLKSGNPLVPDYAMSFKKGKSKKPFGRLWWDEIVSTVVTRAEPHNHIILHPEQDRVLTIRENARLQGFPDYYKLCGTVKERYIQVGNAVAFPVARALGYALGRALIGSLDDSSMFELPLGFPNYPEELPSP, encoded by the exons ATGGGAACCGATCGGAACAAAAACCCTAGGCTCCGTTGGAATAATAAGAAGAGATCCCCGCGGGAGCAACCTCCACTGGATCCAGCCGTTTATCCGGTGATTATCGACCGCGGAGAGGCGAAGGCAAGAAAGAAGGAGGAGAAGGCGCCTCCGGCCTCAGATCCGGAATCTGATACTTCGATGGTCGTCGACGGCGGAGAGGTGAATCCAGAGGCGGCGAATAACCAGGCCGAGTCGCCTCCGGCCTCAGCTCCCGAATCTAAGAAGCGGCAGAGAGGCGAAGACAAGGCAGCTTCTCCGTCAAAGAAGTCGAAGGGAGGCAAAGCCAAGGCAGCTGCTTCTTTCATTGTTGTGGAGGCGCCGGAGCCTATGTTCGTCGGCAAACCGCTTTCCGACAAGGAGGCGCGAAGGAGGTGGCCCGAAACGTACATAAAGGG AGATGAAAATCCGATTCAGGCCCGCCGTCACTTCACGACTGCTGAGGTGGATGGTGTAAGATATCATCTAGATGATGATGCTCATGTACAA GCTGAAGAAGGAAAGCCACCTTACATTTGCAAGATTATAGAAATGTTTGAGGCCGTTGATAGCCAATTATACTTTACAGCTCAGTGGTACTACCGAGTTAAAGACACC GCCGTTAAAAAAAGTGTTGCGATTGATACCAGGCGCATATTCTACTCAGATGTGAAGGACCGCAATTCCTTGGATTGTCTCCTTGAGAAGATTAGTATTGTTCGATTGGCTTTACAT GTTGATCCTGATGTAAAGGATAAACTCATAGAAGGTTGCAAATATTATTGCAACACCAAATACGTGGTGCTTCATTCAAGCTTTGTCAATTTATTACCAG ACAATAAGCAAGCTGATCGCCATACTGCATCAAAGATTGTTGTTGGAGATTCTTGTGACGGTAACTCAGAACTTACAGAAAGCTCCATCGTCAAGGAACAATGTATACAAGAACTTAAAGTGCTTGACTTATATGCTGGATGTGGTGCAATGTCCACCGGTCTTTGTTTGGGTGCCCGTTTATCCAACGTAAATCTAGTTACG AAATGGGCTGTTGATATTAACAAATATGCACTCCAAAGTCTAAAGCTTAATCATCCAGAAACTGAG GTTAGAATGTCATATGCGGAAAACTTTCTGATGTTGCTACAACGGTGGAAGGATCTATGcatttgttttaatttgatCGAGGGAGACACTTCGGATATACCTTTCAACTTTGTTGCAAATGACACTTCAGAAAATGATGACGAGAACCTGGATAATGTTGAAGATCCTGAGGCTTATGAAGTTGAAAGAATACTTGATATATGTTATGGGGAACCTGATGAGAAAGATAAGGGGTTGTATCTCAAG GTCCATTGGAAGGGTTATGATTCAGATGAAGATACTTGGGAGCCTCTTGATTCACTGAG GGATTGCAAAAATTGTGTAGAAGAATTTGTTTCACGCAGCTTTAATTCAAAATTGTTGCCTTTACCA GGAGATGTTGATGTCGTGTGTGGTGGCCCACCTTGCCAAGGTATAAGTGGCTATAACAGATTtaggaacaaaaaaaaacctttgGAGGATAAGAAAAACAAGCAGGCGATTGTATTCATGGACATAGTTCAGCACCTTAAGCCTAAATATGTCTTGATGGAAAATGTGGTCGACCTTTTAAAATTTGCTAAAGGATTCCTTGGTCGATATGCTATTGGACGTCTTGTTGATATGAATTATCAGACAAGGATTGGTATGATGGGTGCAGGAGCATACGGGCTTCCTCAATACCGTATGCGTGTGTTTCTATGGGGGGCATGTCCTACAGAG TGCTTACCTCAATACCCACTTCCTACCCATGATGTTATTGTCAAGGGTCATATTCCTAAAAAATGGGAG GATAATGTAGTTTGTAGTGAAGGCCATCAAGCTGCATTAAGAGAAAAACTCTTACTAGGAGATGCCTTGTCTGACCTTCCTGCT GTAGAATATAACGAGTTGCGTGATGAGATGCCTTATGGGAGTCTCCCTCAGACTGAGTTCCAGAAAATGATAAGACTTAGCAAAAACT ATTTGCTGGGGTCTTCTAGGAGTGAGCCTTATAATGTGACGCTATATGATCACCAGCCTTTGAAAGTGAGTGATGATGATTATGATCGTATACTTTGCATTCCCAAAGTGAAG GGTGCGAATTTCAGAAACCTGGAAGGGGTTCTATTGCGTCCTGATGGTAAAacagtttattttgatcctGCAAAACAGAGAGCCTTATTGAAGTCGGGCAATCCTTTG GTTCCTGACTATGCTATGTCATTTAAGAAAGGGAAATCCAAAAA ACCGTTCGGACGTTTGTGGTGGGATGAAATTGTATCTACTGTTGTTACTCGTGCTGAGCCACACAACCAC ATTATCTTGCATCCTGAGCAAGACAGGGTGTTGACAATACGAGAAAATGCAAGATTACAAGGCTTTcctgattattacaaactctGCGGGACAGTAAAAGAAAG ATACATCCAAGTTGGAAATGCGGTGGCATTCCCTGTGGCACGTGCACTAGGATATGCGTTGGGGCGCGCTCTCATCGGTAGCTTAGATGATAGTTCAATGTTCGAGTTGCCCCTTGGCTTTCCAAATTATCCGGAAGAATTGCCTTCTCCATAG
- the LOC126790431 gene encoding serine/arginine-rich splicing factor RSZ22, translating to MTRVYVGNLDPRVSDRDLEDEFRVFGVLRSVWVARRPPGYAFIEFDDHRDALDAIQRLDGKNGWRVELSHNSKGGGGGGGGGGRGGRGGGDDLKCYECGEPGHFARECRTRVGSRGLGSGRRRSPSPRRGRRSPSYDGYGRRAYSPRRRRSPPPLRRRTPSPPPRRGRRTYSRSPPYRPVSPYANGV from the exons ATGACTCGTGTTTACGTTGGGAATTTGGATCCTCGAGTGAGTGATCGGGATCTTGAAGACGAGTTTCGGGTGTTCGGCGTTCTTCGCAG TGTGTGGGTTGCTCGGAGGCCACCGGGTTATGcctttattgaatttgatgatcACAGGGATGCTCTCGACGCAATTCAGAGATTGGATG GAAAGAATGGTTGGCGCGTGGAACTTTCGCATAATTCTAagggcggcggcggcggcggtggtggaggaggacgTGGCGGGCGTGGTGGAGGTGATGACTTGAAGTGTTATGAATGTGGTGAACCTGGTCACTTTGCTCGAGAGTGTCGTACGCGTGTTGGTTCACGGGGGTTGGGTAGTGGAAGGCGCAGAAGTCCTTCCCCTCGACGTGGCCGCAGAAGTCCCAGCTATGATGGTTATGGGCGCAG GGCTTATAGTCCACGCAGGAGAagatctcctcctcctctacgACGTCGCACCCCATCACCTCCTCCTCGACGTGGAAGACGCACCTACAGCAGGTCTCCTCCATACCGTCCTGTTTCACCTTATGCCAATGG GGTCTGA